Proteins encoded within one genomic window of Bradyrhizobium sp. CB1717:
- a CDS encoding copper-binding protein: MNKIIRIAAALALSAGLAFGAVAAQSASISGEIKKIDEGAGKITLKHGPAKSLGMEEPMTMVYRVKDPAMLKQVKVGDKVTFEAEEATSGYTVTKMEKAK, encoded by the coding sequence ATGAACAAGATCATCCGCATCGCTGCAGCGCTCGCGCTGAGCGCAGGCCTGGCCTTCGGCGCGGTCGCGGCGCAGAGCGCTTCGATCAGCGGCGAGATCAAGAAGATCGACGAGGGCGCGGGCAAGATCACGCTCAAGCACGGCCCGGCCAAGAGCCTCGGCATGGAGGAGCCCATGACCATGGTCTACCGCGTCAAGGACCCCGCCATGCTCAAGCAGGTGAAGGTCGGCGACAAGGTGACCTTCGAGGCCGAGGAAGCGACCTCGGGGTACACGGTGACGAAGATGGAGAAGGCGAAGTAG
- a CDS encoding cupredoxin family protein, protein MKKTVTFVLALAALSISSAGAHENHGQASFSAGEPGDPKKPARTIEVSLSEMSYEPSKINVKRGEQIRFVLRNVGKEDHEFLLATTKENLAHAEVMKKHPHMEHDEPNGVRLAPSKTAEIVWKFTKAGTFEFSCLIPDHREYGMVGHVTVK, encoded by the coding sequence ATGAAAAAGACCGTCACATTCGTCCTCGCGCTGGCAGCGCTCTCGATCTCGTCCGCCGGCGCGCACGAAAATCACGGCCAGGCGTCCTTTTCAGCGGGCGAGCCCGGCGATCCCAAGAAGCCGGCGCGCACCATCGAGGTCTCGCTAAGCGAGATGTCGTACGAGCCGTCGAAGATCAATGTGAAGCGCGGCGAGCAGATCCGCTTCGTGCTGCGCAACGTCGGCAAGGAGGACCACGAGTTCCTGCTGGCGACCACCAAGGAGAACCTCGCGCATGCCGAGGTGATGAAGAAGCATCCGCACATGGAGCACGACGAGCCGAACGGGGTGCGGCTTGCGCCGAGCAAGACGGCCGAGATCGTCTGGAAATTCACCAAGGCCGGCACATTCGAATTCTCCTGCCTGATCCCCGACCATCGCGAGTACGGCATGGTCGGCCACGTCACCGTGAAATGA
- a CDS encoding copper oxidase: protein MFSRRGFLGTAALASASAISGRVQAASIPEAPTMDKVVMQPPLHPISGPDYRPVVTLNGWSLPFRMNGDWKEFHLVAEPVVREFAEGMKVNLWGYNGQSPGPTIEAVEGDKVRIFVTNRLPEYTTVHWHGMIIPSGMDGVGGLNQPHIDPGKTFVYEFEMKKSGTFMYHPHSDEMVQMAMGMMGMVVVHPRDQSFRPVDRDYVFVMSTYRVDPGTYLPQVNEMTDFNMWTWNSRVFPGIDPLPVRLGDKVRVRIGNLSMTNHPIHLHGHSFAVTCTDGGWIPESAQYPETTTDVPVGAVRVFDVLADNPGDWAFHCHKSHHTMNAMGHEVRNLIGVSRKDLAKAVGKLAPDGMAMGSTGMAMGNMEMPAPDNTLPMMTGTGQFGPIEMGGMFTVMKIREDLARDDYRDPGPYKFPQGTVAYEVTAPAAEPARQKPGSPPMKNMKM from the coding sequence ATGTTTTCCCGCCGAGGATTTTTGGGCACCGCCGCGCTTGCCAGCGCGTCGGCCATCAGCGGCCGCGTCCAGGCCGCATCGATTCCGGAAGCGCCCACCATGGACAAGGTGGTGATGCAGCCTCCGCTGCATCCGATCAGCGGCCCCGACTATCGCCCCGTGGTGACGCTGAACGGCTGGTCGCTGCCGTTCCGCATGAACGGCGACTGGAAGGAATTCCATCTCGTCGCCGAACCCGTGGTGCGCGAGTTCGCCGAAGGCATGAAGGTGAATCTGTGGGGCTATAACGGCCAGTCGCCGGGCCCGACCATCGAGGCAGTCGAGGGCGACAAGGTCCGCATCTTCGTCACCAACAGACTGCCCGAATACACCACCGTGCACTGGCACGGCATGATCATCCCCAGCGGCATGGACGGGGTCGGCGGATTGAACCAGCCGCACATCGATCCGGGCAAGACCTTCGTCTACGAGTTCGAGATGAAGAAGAGCGGGACCTTCATGTACCACCCGCATTCCGACGAGATGGTGCAGATGGCGATGGGCATGATGGGCATGGTCGTCGTGCACCCGCGCGATCAAAGCTTCCGCCCCGTCGACCGCGACTACGTCTTCGTAATGAGCACCTATCGCGTCGACCCCGGCACCTATCTGCCGCAGGTCAACGAGATGACCGACTTCAACATGTGGACCTGGAATTCGCGGGTGTTTCCGGGGATCGATCCCCTGCCGGTGCGGCTCGGCGACAAGGTGCGCGTGCGCATCGGCAATCTCAGCATGACCAACCATCCGATCCATCTGCACGGCCACAGCTTTGCGGTGACCTGCACCGACGGCGGCTGGATCCCGGAGAGCGCGCAATATCCGGAGACGACGACCGACGTTCCGGTCGGCGCGGTCAGGGTGTTCGACGTGCTCGCCGACAATCCCGGCGACTGGGCGTTCCACTGCCACAAATCGCACCACACCATGAATGCGATGGGGCACGAGGTGCGCAACCTCATCGGCGTGTCGCGCAAGGATCTCGCCAAGGCCGTCGGCAAGCTCGCACCTGACGGCATGGCGATGGGCTCGACCGGCATGGCCATGGGCAACATGGAAATGCCCGCGCCCGACAACACGCTGCCGATGATGACCGGCACCGGTCAATTCGGTCCGATCGAGATGGGCGGCATGTTCACGGTGATGAAGATCCGCGAGGACCTCGCGCGCGACGATTACCGCGATCCCGGTCCGTACAAATTCCCGCAAGGCACCGTCGCCTACGAGGTCACGGCGCCGGCCGCGGAGCCGGCGCGGCAAAAACCAGGCAGTCCGCCGATGAAGAACATGAAGATGTGA
- a CDS encoding TolC family protein has protein sequence MAHHFARSLLVLAAFGLSGCVAFSPDGGMTTVSELTSQTINKDVAFVRTAEGAETVTATVRRLLARTLTIEPAVQIALLNNKGLQAAYNELALAETELVEQSLPPNPVFSISRISGNGASEIERQVVGDILALATLPFRSEIARDRFRQAQLRAALATLRLAADVRRAYVRTVAANEMVALLTDAKATAESTAQLAVKLGETGSLNKLDQAREQVFYAETTADLATARQTATSARERLARLMGLWNDGLDFRLPNQLPPLPRRPQALPSIEADAVAHRIDLQIARLELTALAKSLNLTEATRFVTLLDLAGISRRTQDPEGPPFRERGFDVQFQIPIFDGGEVRVRQAAETYNLAFNRLTERAVNVRSEARDAYRVYRSTYDIAGHYQREIVPLRKIITEEMQLRFSSMQVDIFALLTEARQRLASLRGAIDAKQSFFLAQSDLQTAVNGGGAPAGGGETSTTIAAAAPADGGH, from the coding sequence ATGGCACATCATTTTGCGCGCAGCCTGCTCGTGCTCGCTGCGTTCGGACTCTCCGGCTGCGTGGCGTTCTCGCCGGACGGCGGCATGACGACGGTCTCGGAGCTCACCAGCCAGACCATCAACAAGGACGTTGCCTTCGTGCGAACGGCCGAAGGTGCCGAGACCGTCACCGCGACCGTCCGCCGGTTGCTGGCGCGCACGCTGACCATCGAACCGGCCGTGCAGATCGCTCTGCTCAACAACAAGGGGCTGCAAGCCGCTTACAACGAGCTGGCGCTGGCCGAAACCGAGCTGGTCGAGCAGAGCCTGCCGCCCAATCCCGTGTTCTCGATCTCGCGGATTTCGGGCAATGGCGCGAGCGAGATCGAGCGCCAGGTTGTCGGCGACATCCTCGCCCTCGCAACACTGCCGTTCCGCTCCGAGATCGCGCGCGACCGCTTCCGTCAGGCGCAATTGCGCGCGGCGCTGGCGACGCTGCGGCTCGCTGCCGACGTGCGCCGCGCCTATGTCCGCACTGTTGCCGCCAACGAGATGGTGGCGCTGCTGACCGACGCGAAGGCGACGGCGGAATCGACCGCCCAGCTTGCGGTCAAGCTCGGCGAGACCGGCTCGCTCAACAAGCTCGACCAGGCCCGCGAGCAGGTGTTTTATGCCGAGACCACCGCCGATCTCGCGACGGCGCGGCAGACGGCGACGAGCGCGCGCGAAAGACTGGCGCGGCTGATGGGGCTGTGGAACGACGGCCTCGACTTCCGTCTGCCCAACCAGTTGCCGCCGCTGCCGCGCCGTCCGCAGGCCTTGCCCTCGATCGAGGCCGATGCGGTGGCCCACCGCATCGACCTGCAGATCGCGCGGCTCGAGCTGACGGCGCTGGCAAAATCGCTGAACCTCACCGAGGCGACGCGTTTCGTGACGCTGCTCGATCTCGCCGGCATCTCCCGTCGCACCCAGGATCCGGAAGGGCCGCCGTTCCGCGAACGCGGCTTCGACGTGCAGTTCCAGATCCCGATCTTCGATGGCGGCGAGGTGCGGGTGCGGCAGGCGGCCGAGACCTACAATCTCGCTTTCAACCGCCTGACCGAGCGGGCCGTGAATGTCCGCTCCGAGGCGCGCGATGCTTATCGTGTCTATCGCTCGACCTACGACATCGCCGGCCACTACCAGCGCGAGATCGTGCCCCTGCGCAAGATCATCACCGAGGAGATGCAGCTGCGCTTCTCCAGCATGCAGGTCGACATCTTCGCGCTTCTGACCGAGGCACGGCAGCGCCTGGCGTCACTGCGCGGCGCGATCGACGCCAAGCAAAGTTTCTTCCTCGCCCAGTCCGACCTGCAGACCGCCGTCAATGGCGGCGGCGCGCCTGCTGGCGGCGGCGAGACTTCAACCACCATCGCCGCGGCAGCGCCAGCCGACGGCGGCCACTGA
- a CDS encoding MFS transporter, translated as MVRPVHAPNHPEQRPDSFSPDSRQAWMRLVTALVIGSIGGVGMWAIVVMIPAVQAEFAATRGAVSLAFTLMMFGFGLGGVIAGKITDRFGIVPAMAISIAFLGVANTLAGLSTQLWQFIAAYFLIGLGTSATFAPLMAEASHWFERYRGLAVTIVASGNYFAGTMWPPIVNWGMQSIGWRHTHIGIGLVCVSLMTILVLVLRAQMGDDAVHDHAKAPPPRVDLRLSTNTLTVLLSIASISCCVAMAMPQVHIVAYCGDLGYGVARGAEMLSLMMGCGIVSRIGSGYLADKIGGIRTLLVGSLAQGFALVFYLFFDSLTSLYLISAMFGLFQGGIVPSYAIIVREAMPASEAATRVGIVIFASVFGMSFGGWVSGVIFDATGSYGAAFANGVAWNALNIGIVVLLLIRSRMGLVKTGPGFAT; from the coding sequence ATGGTCCGGCCCGTGCACGCGCCAAATCATCCCGAACAAAGACCAGACTCATTCAGCCCTGATTCCCGTCAGGCCTGGATGCGACTCGTCACTGCGCTGGTGATCGGTTCGATCGGCGGCGTCGGCATGTGGGCGATCGTCGTGATGATTCCGGCGGTGCAGGCCGAATTCGCGGCTACGCGCGGCGCGGTGTCGCTGGCCTTCACCCTCATGATGTTCGGCTTCGGGCTCGGCGGCGTCATCGCCGGCAAGATCACGGACCGGTTCGGCATCGTGCCTGCGATGGCGATCAGCATCGCCTTCCTCGGCGTCGCCAACACGCTGGCGGGACTTTCGACGCAGCTCTGGCAGTTCATCGCTGCGTATTTCCTGATCGGGCTCGGAACATCCGCGACCTTCGCGCCGCTGATGGCGGAGGCCTCGCACTGGTTCGAGCGTTATCGCGGGCTCGCCGTGACCATCGTCGCCAGTGGTAATTATTTCGCCGGGACGATGTGGCCCCCGATCGTCAACTGGGGCATGCAGTCGATCGGCTGGCGCCACACCCATATCGGCATCGGCCTCGTCTGCGTGAGCCTGATGACGATCCTGGTGCTGGTCCTGCGCGCGCAGATGGGCGACGACGCGGTCCACGACCACGCCAAGGCACCGCCGCCGCGGGTCGATCTCAGGCTGTCGACCAACACGCTGACGGTGCTGCTCTCGATCGCCAGCATCTCCTGCTGCGTCGCCATGGCCATGCCGCAGGTCCACATCGTCGCCTATTGCGGCGACCTCGGCTATGGCGTCGCGCGCGGCGCCGAGATGCTGTCGCTGATGATGGGCTGCGGCATCGTCAGTCGCATCGGCTCGGGCTATCTCGCCGACAAGATCGGCGGCATCCGTACGCTGCTGGTCGGATCGCTGGCGCAGGGCTTTGCGCTGGTGTTCTATCTGTTCTTCGACAGCCTGACCTCGCTGTATCTGATCTCCGCGATGTTCGGCCTGTTCCAGGGCGGCATCGTGCCGAGCTACGCCATCATCGTGCGCGAGGCGATGCCGGCCAGCGAAGCGGCAACCCGCGTTGGCATCGTGATCTTTGCTTCCGTGTTCGGCATGTCGTTCGGCGGCTGGGTGTCGGGCGTGATCTTCGATGCTACCGGCTCCTACGGCGCGGCCTTCGCCAACGGCGTCGCCTGGAACGCGCTCAATATCGGCATCGTCGTGCTGCTGCTGATCCGCTCGCGGATGGGCTTGGTGAAGACCGGACCGGGCTTTGCGACTTAG
- a CDS encoding DUF4864 domain-containing protein — MRIAALLVALTVALGIALGPVAARAGDVSAAQGVIQAQERAFARDDAAAAYSHAAPAIKEIFPAPDIFMSMVQNGYAPVYRHKSFEFGESKSEGSWIAQRVHIIDANGEAWEALYTLEQQPDGSYKITGCSLLKAGQAV; from the coding sequence ATGCGCATTGCCGCCTTGCTGGTCGCTCTTACTGTTGCCCTTGGTATTGCGCTTGGCCCTGTCGCAGCACGCGCTGGCGATGTCTCGGCGGCACAGGGCGTCATTCAAGCCCAGGAGCGGGCCTTTGCCCGCGACGATGCGGCCGCGGCCTATTCCCACGCCGCGCCGGCGATCAAGGAGATTTTCCCCGCCCCCGACATCTTCATGTCCATGGTGCAGAACGGCTACGCGCCGGTCTATCGTCACAAGAGTTTCGAATTTGGCGAGAGCAAGAGCGAAGGCAGTTGGATCGCACAGCGCGTCCATATCATTGATGCCAATGGCGAAGCCTGGGAGGCGCTCTACACGCTCGAGCAGCAGCCGGACGGCAGCTACAAGATCACCGGCTGCTCGCTCCTGAAGGCGGGGCAGGCAGTCTAA
- a CDS encoding TetR/AcrR family transcriptional regulator: MDDHTDQTRKPRADAVRNRERVLEAAKAVFSAGGPEASLEAVAKRAGVGIGTLYRHFPTREDLFEAVYRREVEQLSELAEQLKTTKDPIDALRRWLRSGVEFVATKKGMVAALALAVQSGSELHAFSFERLTTAIGSLLHRAVAAGEMRADISPEDLLRAFFGMCYMHDQPGWQSSVLRMLDVFVDGLRVQMAAKAKPRPTARSAKPAVKRKR; encoded by the coding sequence ATGGACGACCACACCGACCAGACCCGAAAACCCCGCGCCGATGCCGTACGCAATCGCGAGCGCGTGCTCGAAGCGGCCAAGGCCGTGTTCAGCGCTGGCGGCCCTGAGGCGAGCCTGGAAGCCGTGGCCAAACGCGCCGGCGTCGGCATCGGCACGCTCTACCGGCATTTCCCGACGCGCGAAGATCTGTTCGAGGCGGTGTACCGGCGCGAGGTCGAGCAGCTCAGCGAGCTCGCCGAGCAATTGAAGACTACGAAGGATCCGATCGACGCGCTCAGGCGCTGGCTGCGCTCAGGTGTCGAATTCGTTGCCACCAAGAAGGGCATGGTGGCAGCCCTGGCACTCGCAGTGCAGAGCGGGTCCGAGCTGCATGCCTTCTCCTTCGAGCGACTGACCACGGCGATCGGCTCGCTGCTCCATCGTGCCGTCGCGGCCGGCGAGATGCGCGCCGACATCAGTCCCGAGGACTTGCTGCGCGCGTTCTTCGGCATGTGCTACATGCACGACCAGCCCGGCTGGCAGTCCTCGGTGCTGCGGATGCTCGACGTGTTCGTCGACGGTCTGCGGGTGCAGATGGCCGCCAAGGCCAAGCCGCGCCCCACGGCGAGGTCAGCGAAACCGGCGGTGAAACGCAAGCGATAG
- a CDS encoding 2Fe-2S iron-sulfur cluster-binding protein yields the protein MNHSISLTVNGARRDFVLDDPRVTLLDLLRERLHLTGTKKGCDRGQCGACTILVDGKRINSCLALAISHDGADILTIEGIARGDQLHPVQAAFIAHDGFQCGFCTPGQIMSAIGMMQEAQAGNDPERIRECMSGNLCRCGAYAGIVDAVREAQAGMDETNQRRSA from the coding sequence ATGAACCACTCCATCAGCCTCACCGTGAACGGTGCGCGGCGCGACTTCGTCCTCGACGATCCGCGCGTCACGCTGCTCGATCTCCTGCGTGAGCGCCTCCATCTGACCGGAACCAAGAAGGGATGCGACCGCGGCCAGTGCGGCGCCTGCACCATCCTCGTCGACGGCAAGCGCATCAACTCGTGCCTCGCGCTCGCCATCAGCCATGACGGTGCCGACATCCTCACGATCGAAGGCATCGCGCGGGGCGACCAGCTTCACCCGGTCCAGGCCGCTTTCATCGCCCACGACGGCTTTCAATGCGGCTTCTGCACCCCCGGCCAGATCATGAGCGCGATCGGCATGATGCAAGAGGCGCAGGCCGGCAACGATCCCGAACGCATCCGCGAATGCATGAGCGGCAATCTGTGCCGCTGTGGCGCCTATGCCGGCATCGTCGATGCCGTAAGGGAAGCGCAGGCCGGCATGGACGAAACCAACCAGAGGCGCTCCGCATGA
- a CDS encoding xanthine dehydrogenase family protein subunit M: protein MKPFDYVRPATVTEAVAAAAQPGAVYLAAGTNLLDLMKGGVSRPDRLVDVTHLDGLDQIETLADGSLRIGTLVSNADLAHDANFARSYPSVAEALLSGASAQLRNAATVGGNLLQRTRCAYFYDTASRCNKRKAGTGCDARDGENRGHAVLGWSESCIATHPSDFCVPLVALDAVVEIEGRNGRREIALDELHRLPGNTPERESALEPGDLIVAVRLPPAARGFAAHARYLKVRERTSYAFAVVSAAAALRIENGRIADARLALGGVAAKPWRARAAEDVLRGVAPTADAFQEAAWRALTDAKASGDNAFKIELARRIVVRALLLAAAGTPARIPALPASPFASMSGAIHA, encoded by the coding sequence ATGAAACCGTTCGATTATGTCAGGCCCGCCACGGTCACTGAAGCCGTTGCCGCCGCCGCCCAGCCGGGCGCGGTCTATCTCGCCGCCGGCACCAATTTGCTCGATCTGATGAAGGGCGGCGTCAGCCGGCCGGATCGCCTCGTCGATGTCACGCATCTCGACGGGCTCGATCAGATCGAGACTCTCGCCGATGGATCGCTGCGCATCGGCACCCTCGTCAGCAACGCCGATCTCGCGCACGACGCAAATTTCGCAAGATCCTATCCGTCCGTCGCCGAAGCGCTGCTCTCCGGCGCGTCCGCGCAACTGCGCAATGCCGCGACCGTCGGCGGCAATCTGCTGCAGCGGACGCGCTGTGCGTATTTCTACGACACCGCCAGCCGCTGCAACAAGCGCAAGGCCGGCACCGGCTGCGACGCTCGCGACGGCGAGAACCGCGGTCATGCCGTGCTTGGCTGGAGCGAGAGCTGCATCGCCACCCATCCGTCCGATTTCTGCGTGCCGCTCGTCGCGCTCGACGCCGTCGTCGAGATCGAAGGCAGGAACGGACGGCGCGAGATCGCGCTCGACGAGCTGCATCGCCTGCCCGGCAACACGCCCGAGCGTGAGTCGGCGCTCGAGCCCGGCGACCTCATTGTCGCGGTGCGGCTGCCGCCCGCAGCGCGCGGCTTTGCCGCGCACGCGCGTTACCTCAAGGTCCGCGAGCGTACGTCCTATGCCTTTGCCGTCGTCTCGGCTGCGGCTGCATTGCGGATCGAGAACGGCAGGATCGCCGACGCGCGGCTTGCGCTCGGCGGCGTCGCCGCAAAGCCCTGGCGTGCCCGTGCCGCGGAGGACGTTCTGAGGGGTGTCGCACCGACGGCCGACGCCTTCCAGGAGGCGGCCTGGCGCGCGCTCACCGACGCAAAGGCGTCCGGCGACAACGCCTTCAAGATCGAGCTGGCGCGCCGCATCGTCGTGCGCGCGCTGCTACTTGCCGCTGCCGGTACGCCCGCGCGTATCCCCGCGCTGCCGGCTTCTCCCTTTGCCTCCATGTCCGGAGCCATCCATGCCTGA
- a CDS encoding xanthine dehydrogenase family protein molybdopterin-binding subunit, with product MPELNLTSAPAHLRHGSNIGQPLTRRDGVLKVKGQATYAADNHPPGMLFAVMAVASISRGRVVSLDVAAAKRHPGVVDVMTPDHKPELAIDPEIKTNPFVFRMEVLQSNEVRYANQPIAVVIAETLEAATEGALLLAPRYETLPALVGLDAGESFVPPVVGVGNPTESHRGDVEAGLATAEKQIDATYETPPQYHNAMEPHAIVASWDGDRLQIDMPTQGLMLSLARIAELFGIAHDKIHIRSPFLGGGFGSKGLMAGPPTLGIMAAKLVGRPVKLVLRREQMYGPVGHRAPTRQRLRIGADGEGRLTALDHHARTVSSTFDDFYEPAADASHTLYAAPAIRTSHDAVRVNTGTPLFMRAPGEATGSIALESAIDEMAWACGIDPLAFRLKNYAEVEPMTGRPFSSKALRACYEQGAARFGWAKRPLQPRQMRDDAGLLVGWGMGTATFPALMFQAEARAAIRRDGSGLMEIGAHDMGQGAWTALAQIAADAVGLDIDRVEFKAGTSDLPDAGIAGGSAHTATAGAAIHSAGAAVIAKLADLATKDERSPLFGAGNAGVIARDGRLVRRDDESRSESYAEILARAGVAEVEARGTGAPNPAAMQEYAMHAHGAVFAEVKVDPELGQVRVTRMVGAFAAGRIVNPHLVKSQLFGGMIWGMSFALHEEAITDRRSGRIMNANLGEYHIPVNADVPPLDVITVEEHDPHVNALGIKGVGEIGITGSAGAVANAVWHATGVRVRRFPIRIEELLTQR from the coding sequence ATGCCTGAGCTCAATCTCACCAGCGCGCCCGCTCATTTGCGGCACGGCTCGAACATCGGCCAGCCGCTGACCCGCCGCGACGGCGTCCTCAAGGTCAAGGGACAGGCGACCTACGCCGCCGACAATCATCCGCCCGGCATGCTGTTTGCGGTGATGGCGGTCGCGAGCATTTCGCGCGGCCGCGTGGTCTCGCTCGATGTCGCGGCAGCCAAGCGCCATCCCGGCGTCGTCGACGTCATGACGCCGGACCACAAGCCTGAGCTCGCAATCGATCCTGAAATCAAGACCAATCCGTTCGTGTTTCGGATGGAGGTGTTGCAAAGCAATGAGGTCCGCTACGCCAACCAGCCGATCGCCGTCGTGATTGCCGAGACGCTGGAGGCGGCGACGGAAGGCGCGCTGCTGCTGGCGCCGCGCTACGAAACGTTGCCGGCGCTCGTGGGGCTCGATGCCGGCGAAAGCTTCGTGCCGCCGGTCGTCGGTGTCGGCAATCCCACGGAAAGCCACCGCGGCGATGTCGAGGCTGGCCTCGCCACGGCTGAAAAGCAGATCGACGCGACTTATGAGACGCCGCCGCAATATCACAACGCGATGGAGCCGCATGCGATCGTTGCCTCCTGGGACGGCGACCGTCTGCAGATCGACATGCCGACACAGGGCCTGATGCTGTCGCTGGCGCGCATCGCCGAATTGTTCGGCATCGCGCACGACAAGATCCACATCCGCAGTCCGTTCCTCGGCGGCGGGTTCGGCTCCAAGGGATTGATGGCCGGGCCACCAACGCTCGGCATCATGGCGGCAAAGCTCGTCGGCAGGCCGGTGAAGCTGGTGCTGCGCCGTGAGCAGATGTACGGCCCGGTCGGTCACCGCGCACCGACGCGGCAGCGCTTACGCATCGGCGCCGACGGCGAGGGACGCCTGACCGCGCTCGATCATCACGCGCGAACGGTGTCGAGCACGTTCGACGATTTCTACGAGCCCGCCGCCGATGCCTCGCACACGCTCTATGCGGCGCCTGCAATCCGCACCTCGCACGATGCGGTGCGCGTCAACACCGGCACGCCGCTGTTCATGCGCGCCCCGGGGGAGGCGACCGGCTCGATCGCGCTCGAGAGCGCGATCGACGAGATGGCCTGGGCCTGCGGCATCGATCCGCTCGCCTTCCGCCTGAAGAACTACGCCGAGGTCGAGCCGATGACCGGACGGCCCTTCTCCTCGAAGGCACTGCGTGCCTGCTACGAGCAGGGCGCGGCGCGGTTCGGCTGGGCAAAGCGTCCGCTTCAGCCGCGGCAAATGCGCGATGACGCCGGTCTTCTGGTTGGCTGGGGCATGGGCACCGCGACCTTCCCGGCGCTGATGTTCCAGGCCGAAGCGCGCGCGGCGATCCGCCGCGATGGCTCTGGCCTCATGGAGATCGGCGCGCATGACATGGGGCAGGGCGCCTGGACGGCCCTCGCCCAGATCGCGGCCGATGCCGTCGGCCTCGATATCGACCGCGTCGAGTTCAAGGCCGGCACATCCGACCTGCCCGATGCCGGCATTGCCGGCGGCTCGGCGCACACGGCAACCGCGGGTGCGGCGATCCACAGCGCCGGCGCGGCCGTGATTGCAAAGCTCGCCGATCTCGCCACGAAAGACGAACGCTCGCCGCTGTTCGGCGCCGGCAATGCGGGGGTGATCGCGCGGGACGGCAGGCTGGTCCGTCGTGACGACGAGAGCCGCAGCGAGAGCTATGCCGAGATCCTGGCGCGTGCCGGCGTCGCCGAGGTCGAAGCGCGCGGCACCGGTGCGCCGAACCCTGCGGCGATGCAGGAATATGCGATGCATGCCCATGGCGCGGTGTTCGCGGAGGTGAAGGTCGATCCCGAGCTCGGCCAGGTCCGCGTCACCCGCATGGTCGGCGCCTTCGCCGCCGGGCGGATCGTCAATCCGCACCTGGTGAAGAGCCAGCTGTTCGGCGGCATGATCTGGGGCATGTCGTTCGCGCTGCACGAGGAAGCCATCACCGACCGCCGCAGCGGCCGGATCATGAATGCCAATCTCGGCGAGTACCACATCCCCGTGAATGCCGACGTGCCGCCGCTCGACGTCATCACGGTCGAGGAGCACGATCCGCATGTCAATGCGCTCGGCATCAAGGGCGTCGGCGAGATCGGCATCACCGGCAGTGCCGGTGCGGTCGCCAACGCCGTCTGGCACGCCACCGGCGTACGCGTCCGCCGCTTCCCGATCCGGATCGAGGAGTTGCTGACGCAGCGTTGA
- a CDS encoding cupin domain-containing protein, with translation MSVDIGGRLRFIRARHKLSQRELAKRAGVTNSTISLIESNQMNPSVGALKRILDGIPMGLAEFFALEPESRRKIFYRAEELTEVGKKPISYRQVGDNLFGRSLQILKERYEPGSDTGRVHLVHDGEEGGIVISGKLEVTVEDERRILNPGDAYYFESRRPHRFRCVGGKACEVISACTPPTF, from the coding sequence ATGAGCGTCGACATCGGTGGACGGCTGCGATTCATCCGGGCGCGCCACAAGCTGTCGCAGCGTGAGCTGGCCAAACGCGCCGGCGTCACCAATTCGACGATCTCGCTGATCGAGTCCAACCAGATGAACCCGTCGGTCGGCGCGCTCAAGCGCATCCTCGACGGCATCCCGATGGGGCTCGCCGAGTTCTTTGCGCTGGAGCCGGAGTCCAGGCGCAAGATCTTCTACCGCGCGGAGGAACTGACGGAGGTCGGCAAGAAGCCGATCTCGTATCGGCAAGTCGGCGACAATCTGTTCGGCCGCAGCCTGCAGATTTTGAAGGAACGCTACGAGCCCGGCAGCGACACCGGACGCGTGCATCTCGTCCATGACGGTGAGGAAGGCGGCATCGTGATATCAGGCAAGCTCGAAGTCACCGTCGAGGACGAGCGCCGCATTCTCAATCCAGGCGATGCCTATTATTTCGAGAGCCGCCGCCCGCATCGCTTCCGCTGCGTCGGCGGCAAGGCGTGTGAAGTAATCTCGGCGTGCACGCCGCCGACGTTCTGA